The following DNA comes from Henckelia pumila isolate YLH828 unplaced genomic scaffold, ASM3356847v2 CTG_461:::fragment_3, whole genome shotgun sequence.
TTCAAAATTCTTTAAATTTTGTGTCCAGAGGAAACACATTAATCCAAAAACAATATTGTACTGCAGCTACCAATTGTTAGTTGCTCACAATTACTAGAGGAAACGGCATCGGCGTGTAGGGAAAAAAGCTAAAAACATTCAAAGTTCTGCCAAAACACAGCATAGTGTTCCATTAATCAGCAAGAAGGTCGAAAAATTGTAAACAAAGGACAGAGTGATGTTGAAACAAACAACATGACTTTTGAAGTATAAAGATTGAGAAGTGAGATTcccataaaaataattactaggAACAAAATCCAGTTCTTATGAAAAGTATGATTGTCGATTAAGGACACAACGAGAGCCGCCTTTTGTGTGCAAGTAAACACCATTGTTGAATGAATGAAACTTAAATGAGCTTTTATTATTAATTCTACACCCCTTCGAGGATGTGAGATGTTTGTCAGTTTGTGAAACAAAACATAGAACCTATTTCAAATATACCTATCAGTGGATGCCCAATGTAAGAGAGATGAATGCGAATTTGGTGTGGCCTTCCCGATTGAATTTCAACCTTTCAACAGAGGAGATAAAAAGAAGGTAAAttctttataatatttaatgtaTGGTCAAGGAACATAAAGGTTAATCAATCTTCAATGTCATGAAATCTAAGTTAACAGGCAGTTTACCATTGAGataaaatgaaatgaaaaaaacGATCATTGCAGTAACATATCCTAGGAAGGTTTCATTGTTCTTCTCCTAttacaaaattataaaatatttagatgTGCATCTCTCATTATAACGTCACTAGGAATGATGGAACCACAAACTCCACTGAGAAATCACAAACACTATTATTTATTGCATAGCATTTAAACATGGAAATTGATTACGAACTTTTATTCACCAAGCCACAAATCCCAATGGAAAATCACTTCTATGCTATGTAGATAGTTATGAAGCActtataaatataacaaatgaAGTTTCTTGAGAGAGAAAACATCAATATGTTATAAATGGCTCTTTAACATAACGTACGGTACAATAAATAGAGAAGGAAGGGAGTATGCAGGCATATACTACTAATTAGCACACCTGAACCAATGTGGACTTGCCCGGTAAATCTCTCTCCAAAACAACTACTTTACTCAAGGCCGGTTTTCCTGGTAATTTTTGTTTTAGAGGACAAAAATATTTAGGCACAATAGACTGGTAGaagaaaaaagagaaaaaaattatattgttgTTGGATGAAAATCTCTAGAGAGAATTTACAAAACCGGAAGCAGAGGCAACATATAATCCCTTCGCAACACCAGGATATTTCACAATCCCAATGGGCTGATCAATGGCGACCTGCATAGAAATAATCCAATGCATAATTATGAAAAAAGCAAAGATGGAAGAACTGACTACTTGCTCGTCATGCAGAAGTTAGGTGATTTGTTTTCTATCTTGGAGGTTCAACACATTAACATGATAGAGAAAGAATGGATGAAGAACTGAATGACAAACATAACATTTGCACTATTATTACCTCATCCACAGCAATCACCCCGCTTACTAGGGCTCGATATTGTTTTGTGATGTTCCTTGTTTTCATCCGTGAATCATTTTTCCTGTATTATTgcagttttttttaattattatatcaTCCATACTTCTAAAAATCACCATAATTTCCAAAACAATTGAATGGCAGTTGTTGAGCAAAATAGTGCAAAATCACCATAATGTGCAAAAGAATTCAATGGCAGTtgagaaaaatattgaaaagaaGATATTAAATTACCTACAGATCTCCAAAACAGCCGTCCCATCTGCGAAAAAAGCTGCAAGACAAGATTTTGCGAGCTTCGTCTTTGCACAGAGTAATATACCTAGTGCCACATAGGAAATGACAAACAACCATTTTGACATAATATTCCAGAACAGACTATTCATTTATCATTCACAGATTGCTCTCGATTCCAGTTAGAATTTAACAATACAAAAAGAACTCTGAAGCTGAACACCATGAGCTGACAAAGTAAAACCTGATGTAAGTACAAGAATCTACGAGACCAACCAGATGTGCCCCTCCCCAGTCGATGAACTGGAACAGGATGGGGCTCTTGACATCCTGATGTGGTTGCTACATGCCGTTGGAGTTGTGTCAACACAGTTCGCTGCTGAAATAGTCCTCCAGGCAAAACTTGTAATCCCGAGGGTTTATTAAGAGCAATCTAAATCAAGATATTACAAAAGTCAAAAAATATAAACGGATTAGTTGGTTTCAGAATCTGAACCCACCAATGCCCAAAGTAGCATCATAACACTTGCAATACGATGAACAAGTAATCTGACACATATGATTCCCAACAGAGAGAAGCATCCCAATTCAAGTTCAGATTTTTACCACATCATCATCCTCGTACAAAATTTCCAGCAAGTATGGAGCATCATGTTCTTTCCAAGGAAGACGGTAGTATGCTAGCTCTGCACCTGCTCtgcaaaagttttttttatctaaaaaatcaaaattctttCTTAAACTGCAGACACATTGCAAACACAAAGTTATATCATATACACACCTGAGAACTGTATCGGGTTCTGTGACAACGCAGCCATCTACTGTTATCTGCTTATTGTGAATTCTTTGCAGCCAACTGTTCAACAATCagtaaaaatatcaaaaaaattcCCGCAATCCGTAGCATAAACAGGAGGGAATCTAACGCTCTTATCGACACCCAAAATACTTGGAGCTAAACTAAACTTGTAGGGATTATTATTACCACcaactcaaaaataaataaaataaaacaagaagAACTTGATTATCACCCGTGTAAAGGAGCTGAATTCTTGTGTTTCCTAGAGTAGTATTCGATTATAGATTCACCTACAAATGAaaacatgaaaaaatatatatatattcactcCACATGCACACGATTAATGAATCTATGTTCCAGAAAACAGGGATAAATTGTAGTGGAAGCCGCCATTCATACCGGCATTGGAGTCGCCGACGGTATCACGGTAGCATATGCCGTCATTGAATTCCGGCCATGGCTCTCCGATTCGGAGCATTTTTTTTTCCCACAAAAAACGTATATTGGATGGATTTATTATCAgttattgattttttaaaaaaaaatacaattaccATTGACCAAAATTATATGTAACGATTTACTATACTTAACGCCGGTAGCTACGAATATCAACACTATATGATAAAATtattatcaaaaaaatattatttttatactcttcaccaaaataaaatttcacaactataatattatatatttactaaaaaattaaaatccaacAAAAAGTTTTAGAAGATAATGGAGTGTACATATACATAACGCttaagatttttattattataaaaaaatattattgttatACTCTTCACcaaaacaaaatttcacaactataatattatatatttactaaaaaattaaaatccaacAAAAAGTTTTAGAAGATAAAGGAGTGTACAGATACGTAACGCTTAAGATTTTTATTATACTCCCAACCAAAATAATGTTATACAACTGCAATACTactcatattttataaatactAAATCaaagtaattaaaaaaaattgattaaaatCCAAagaaagtttaaaaaaataactgaTGCTACAAGCATCATGCCACGAAACACTAGTTTATATgaaaagagaagaaacaaaAGAGCCACAGATCAATCAAAGTCCAAAGATAGAAAATTCGATCAACCTACTCAGAATGCTTCCACAGAAAAGATCAAATGCATCAAACACTTGATTGTTCTTGAAAAAACAAAGATTATCGCCGAATATGCAATGTTAATGTGCAAAGCGTTTCGCCTACACTGAAGCTGATCTGTCTTCTGATCTCTTGTACTCAGGCTTCAGCTCATAAGATCCTTGATTCGCTCCCTTGTTATTGTAGACGCACAGGAGCTTAAGCATGTCTTTCAGAAATTGCTGTCGATAAGATCGAGCCATGAGTTGATTGACACATGGGGCTAAAGATGCTTGAACATGATCTTTTCCATACCTCAGGCTGATCTGTCTCAAGAATCAGTTGTTTCAGTGTCCAGTTTGGTTGTTTCTCAAAGAGCTTGAACATGATCTTTTCCATCTCTTCGGGGTCTCTTCTTGTTCTTTTCGTTTCTGGTCCCTTTGCTGGCATCTTCTTCTTTTCCTATCCAAATGTTACAGCAAGTTTTATTCATTTCTATGATTACATCAAGCAATTTGTGGTGCACAGCCAACAACTAAAGAAAGTCGCTCGATAAGTAAAAGTTAGAAGGTGAGATTAATCACTGCTGCTCCAGATGCCTTGACATCCACCATTCTGAACATCGGCCTCATATGAATTCCACTGTCATTGTCAATTATCTGCTCTTCATGGAAAGACAATATAATAAGAACAAAGTAACAGTTCTCATAAAAGAAGTAATGCAAGTAAGGTGATAATTAACTGTTCTTCTGAAAGGTTACCTGCACTTGTCTGCTTTTATTCATATATTTGGTCATTCGTTCATGGCATAGTTTTGCATAGTCTTCGATGTTTTTGTTGTGAGGTTTCATGTCAAATTTCCGGTAGATTTTCCCCTTCGCAGCAAGCTTCCCTAAAAAATACATATTATGCCTAGGAATTACGATTAGCTGAGATTAAGCTCTTAATAAGAATTATATTTTGGAGAAATAATTGTAGTGACATCGTCCACACACTTAATCATATGTCTGCATGAATACTAGTTCAACATGTGATTGATCTTTACTTGATAGTTACAATTGCTAAATAAATTATTGGGTTGAACTACGGCAAATAAAATTTATAGAGAATTTATCCACTGTCTGTCAAGTATCTACTTCATTCTCCGTCACATGTAGGGCAACGAAGAACGGATGGATTGGCAGCACTCTTTTAGAGAGCAATACAGTCCTAAAATGATTAAGGGTAACATATTTCAGAAAACCTTAAAGAGGTGTCTCTTAGGTGACAATTTCACTAGAATTTTATCAGCATGCTTGATTCTTTCCAACCAAAGAATTCCCTTATGTGTGGGCTATGCAAAAATGCTCTATGTCCATAATGCGACTTAAACTGAAATATTTGCGTACTAATCAACTAGA
Coding sequences within:
- the LOC140872274 gene encoding uncharacterized protein, whose product is MAERSNDAAAATAKNSNSHLDTSKADRHVWLMKCPPVVARAMQRHHHPPPPFTSAVPCPTVAKVIVAVDPLLPNDDSSTQFTMEVAGTTYENVPSCFSMDISKDIIPMAIFSESPEGKLAAKGKIYRKFDMKPHNKNIEDYAKLCHERMTKYMNKSRQVQIIDNDSGIHMRPMFRMVDVKASGAAEKKKMPAKGPETKRTRRDPEEMEKIMFKLFEKQPNWTLKQLILETDQPEQFLKDMLKLLCVYNNKGANQGSYELKPEYKRSEDRSASV
- the LOC140871747 gene encoding RNA pseudouridine synthase 5 isoform X2, which translates into the protein MAALSQNPIQFSGAELAYYRLPWKEHDAPYLLEILYEDDDVIALNKPSGLQVLPGGLFQQRTVLTQLQRHVATTSGCQEPHPVPVHRLGRGTSGILLCAKTKLAKSCLAAFFADGTAVLEICRKNDSRMKTRNITKQYRALVSGVIAVDEVAIDQPIGIVKYPGVAKGLYVASASGKPALSKVVVLERDLPGKSTLVQVEIQSGRPHQIRIHLSYIGHPLIGDPLYCTGGQPKCVNHEIADECFAQDGGYQRPEKPVPGDCGYRLHAHRVVFSHPVTNEVIEVIAPLPSILQTQKESRAENGM
- the LOC140871747 gene encoding RNA pseudouridine synthase 5 isoform X1; this encodes MLRIGEPWPEFNDGICYRDTVGDSNAGESIIEYYSRKHKNSAPLHGWLQRIHNKQITVDGCVVTEPDTVLRAGAELAYYRLPWKEHDAPYLLEILYEDDDVIALNKPSGLQVLPGGLFQQRTVLTQLQRHVATTSGCQEPHPVPVHRLGRGTSGILLCAKTKLAKSCLAAFFADGTAVLEICRKNDSRMKTRNITKQYRALVSGVIAVDEVAIDQPIGIVKYPGVAKGLYVASASGKPALSKVVVLERDLPGKSTLVQVEIQSGRPHQIRIHLSYIGHPLIGDPLYCTGGQPKCVNHEIADECFAQDGGYQRPEKPVPGDCGYRLHAHRVVFSHPVTNEVIEVIAPLPSILQTQKESRAENGM